The genomic interval ctatgaatatactacaactccctacatATTGCTGTCATAGACagaatgaggataagattagataaAACTACACCACACACAGACACTTAAACAATTCCTTTCTGCAAcctatatgtgaatggaatgggaaggaggcctataactggtacaatgggacctaACCCCTGCCATACACTACACAAtggttcacagagtacagatgtACTTTTTGACGCATTCTCAGTAAGTAAAGTGCAGGTTTTTCCACCTTGCCATAATGTGAACCACCATGAGAAACGGGGAATGAACACAAATGCTACATAATTCCACTTGGTCTGGGACTACTTTCAAAACCATTAGAAATCTGAAATGAGTTTATCATAATGAACAACAGTGTAGTGCTGCTTCTTAAGAAGCGAGGCAAGAATGTCTTCATTGTGCAAAAATTTGCTGTGAGAAAAATATGtagtgctcacccatgatcatcttataGACATTTGCTTATGGAGTTGGGAACTCTGACTACTGcttcgcagtatatttattcccacCACAGTTCAAgaagaacaatgaggtacataattacaatactgaaaggaaaaatgacattcattactccacataaaGTTGTCTTCAGCACAACACTGCACCAAAAAATTCTGACATTTACCCagggatataaaatgtctgacagatagcaaagtaaactttgataacaaactgaggaagtttctccttgacaacttctcCTATTTTGTCAAAGAATTTCTACTATTGTAATGTGGAAAAGTTCGTTtgtaggttttatttatttatttgttttgatcctctgaatcATACATTGTACAGAAATGCACATCATGATACAGGACAGGTCATTTGACACATATtaggcatttataagaagaggtGCATGTCTATGAATCTATAAAATGATTACATATTTTTATCACATGTGTAATATACTCAGGCCTTATATTTATCCTGTACCAGAATTTAGCATTTATACCAATAAAACTTACATTCAGTTATGTTACGTAAGGTCAATAGTTtgggatccattatctgatattttCGTTGAGCAGTTCATTATAGCATTTCATTAAAGCATGCTATTTTCGAGGAATTCCTGTATGCTGCAGAGGCAGTGTTTAATTAGGAGTGACTGTAGTTTTACTTTGTAAAATCCTTCACTTGTGTAATGTCCTTCACTGCTATTGGGAGATGATTGTAGTTTTATTCCCATATATTTGAGGAACTACTCATACAGAGTTCTTTGACCTTGTATCATGTTGGTGCCAGTTTGATTTATATCTAAGTTGGTAATATTTTTCTTGGTAAAACATAGTAGGTCCAATATATACTGACATGGGAGGggtaatatgttcagattctggaaCAGTGGTTAACAAGATTCTTTCTAATCTTGAAACATACTTATCTCACTTTGGTGCAGGTAATATCAATATGACTTCTCCATGTAACAGTAATGGTAACACCCAAAAATTAGGTTTCCTTTACATAGTTGATTTTATCATCACTCAGTGATATATTTGGTACTGGTGGGTTTTATTTTGGACTGTTTGGAAAGTAATACTAGCTGTCTTTTTTATATTTAGGAATAGTATGTTTGAATTAAGCCATGAGTTTAGTTGTGGTGTGCTCCTGTTTATTGTGTCTTTAAGATGTTCATTTGAGCCGGATATcataattgtggtatcatcagcaaagaggaaGGTTCTGTCATTGTGTAAATTTAAGGGGAGGtcatgatttttttcctttttgtacaaAGAAATAGAAATGTGCAGAATGCATGTACAAAttgatttgcgatgtgaatgtataaTCATACATTTCAtatcattacaattttttttgcaAAATGATCCACACAGCTTGTTACTAACTTACAGACATAAGCGATCATCCCCACTCCCCAACCATAGCTTAGAGTCGAGAGTATAAACAAGTATACGAAAGATTCCCCTCTTCATTCATCAGCAATCACCGAATAATGGCAGCAAGTCTAATTAACTAAAAATATGTCCACAGCCAACAACTCAACCCAGAACGACACATTACGGGAATATGCTCTACTGTCCCATTataataacaacattaaaaaaacacaatgaaagagagagaaagtgaggaggggggggggggggggggatgaaactaAACACATTAAAATGTCTTACCTCTGCCTCAGATAAATTATATTTGACGTCAGCTGGTAATATACTTCCGAATTCCCATCGCATTTTCCGAATTTTTTGCAAACGGTTGTATCTGGAAAACAATGCCGCAATTGTTAAAAATTTCAAAGAACTGTCCACTTAGATACACACGAAATTACGCAACAGGAACTCACATGTACGCTAGAAGGCACCTTTGATTTCTCTCTAGGGCCGTATGACGCAAGTGTACACCATGAAAATAAGACGCATTTCCCGAGACGGTGGtgtttctgaaattgtgtttgTTATAAACTTCGTCGCAACTAATTTATCAACGAAAGCTACACTACAGCCTGTAATTTACTTACGCGTCCTTTAAGTTCTGTTCATACAGGGCTTGCATCTCTTCTAAAACCTGTCTAACCAAATcatcctggaaattaaaatgtcaaaagTGTGAGCAAGAATTTAGAAAAGTTATTCCAAGCTATATACATCGGATCAGTGCTTAATTACATTGAATGCTGGAAGGTTATCCGCTGCTCTCTGGAGGTCCTTAATTAAGCGGAAGGCTTTTTCGCAAAACATAACTACAGAAAACTAACAATGTTTGTTTACTTAAATTCGTTCACATGCTACCCGCATTTCGCGCGTTATTACGCATAACGCAAGTCTACTGTTCAAAGTTAGCAGCTATTGTGGGTGTAACATCGTTGTTGATATAAGCTTTGCAGGACAGAAACTTTGACATACCGCAAAAGTGGAACAGAAGAGTTGCTCAGAGCGGCGGTTTGTTTAAAAAGACAGTTTATGTGCATGATGGACCCGTTGTACATGGCTTTAAGCTCGTATCGCAGGCGAAAATATGACCAGTGTGCATCACTTTGCACAGAATTACTGGAGAAAAATCCATACGATCAGGTATAATACTACACGAGTTACAGCATGAATTATTTAACTATTTAGTAAATACCCATATAAATTTATGAATAACAGTACTTGAGCTCTTTCTAATATAGTATTTGCCCGAGAGTATACATTTTTTACTCCATTGTGTACGTAAAGAACGAtttctattacgctgtttttagGCCATATGGACACTTAAAATGAAAGCCTTGACAGAACAAGTGTATGTGGATGATATAGAAGCTGAAGAGGAGGGCATGGCGGATGCTATACTGGACGATGATATCATAGCCCAGGTTCCTCGCCCTGGAACTTCGCTCCGCACATCATCTCAAGTTCAGCGTGGTGTCAGCCAGGGTCAGAGGTATGTTCAGACCAGTGATAACAGACTAagcatatgatagaagaagaactaGCATGtatagtatttatttgaatttttcaCAGGCCACTGACACAAACTGGTCGTCCACTGAGTGGAGTTGTTCGACCAGGTACTCAGACAAGTCGGCCAGAAACTATTGAACAGGCTCTGAAAACTCCACGCACTGCACGGACAGCTAGACCAGTGACATCCCGCTCTGCACGAAGTGTGCGTTTGGGAACAGCATCCATGTTGACAGAACCAGGTGGACCCTTCATACAAATTTCGAGACTAAATCTTGGAAAATACGCTGCTAATCCTTCCATCGCTAAACCTCTTTTTGAATACCTGTTTTACCACGAGAATGATGTGAGACATGTAAGAAATTTACTGTTGACGTCTTATGCACAGAGTGGTAGTTAGCCTCATGCACTTGGAAGTTTGGAGGAGGATGCTGTTGCCAACAATGAAGCACCACTGTACGTCTATTTCTTTGCACTTGTTTCTCTTTGGATATGTTATGTTCTCAGATGGAAATACATATTATTGTTTTGTTGATTTCCTGCTTGTTTAAACTTTATTGTTAGAATTAGTTGTTATGATAATAAGAAACTAATGATTCCTTAGCAAAGATAAAGGTTACTCACTACTTTTTTTCATTATCAAATATTCGTCTATCACAATACATTTAATTGTAGTTTAGGCCTATATTATTCATTACTGAAAAGAGTGTTTTTATCAACATGATGAAATATAAACACAAAAGGCACACACAGAATTAAATGATGAACTGTGCTATTACAATGCAACTGAGTAGAGATCATTCTGGTATTTACATGTCCCCTTAGGGAGGAATAGGGTTCAAACTTAAGAGTGATTGTAGTAATGTTGCCAAAGCTAGGCCATGGCCAATTTCTTCCCCTGTGCTATTACAGTGCAGCGGAGTAGAGACCATTCTGGCATTTACGGATCAAACAAGATTTACAGTTTTAGCTCACTGAACTTGCCTTAGGGAGGAATGGGTTTCGGACTTCTGTGTGGTTGTTGTAATATTGCCAAAGTTAGGCCATGGTCAGTTTCCTTCGCCATTGTTGTCCAACTGAACtagtgtttctacatctgcattCATACTCTATAAATCATATGGCACAAGGCCCTTCCTGTTGTACCACTTTCACCCCCATGTCATTAATGTGGGATTTCATGAATGCTTCTGTGGATGGTGCAATTAGCttaattttgtcttcatagtcCCATTGGGAGTGATACCTATGTGTCCAGAGTATATTAATAGATTCTTTACTTAATACTGGTTCGTGAtactttgtaagtagcctttcattGGATGGCTGACACATGTCATTGAGTGACAGTTGATTCAGATTTTAGAGCATTTCCATTATGCTTTTCAGTGAGTCAACTCTGGACCATCTGTGCTGTCCATCTGTGTATGCAATCCCCTGTTAGTCATATTAGGTATGAGCATTATTCTAAGGTGGGACGTGTaaatgttttataagcagtcttctgtgtagactgactgcattttcctagtattctgTCAATGAACCCAAGTCTGCAACCTGCAGTTGACCTATGctacaagggctatccacaaaagtacattacgttttgggattaaaaaaaaagtattggaatttttttattatatacagatgaaagccacacttaaatactacttttctacatagttgccatttaaattaaggcacttatcgtagtaatggacgagcttggaaattcctttgtcgtaaaattcagccgcctgtgccttcaaccacatggttacctcttcttttgggacagaaaaagtgCGATTTTTGTGGAttacctggaaagaggcactacaatactcTCTCAAAGgtgttgccaaactctgcacaacctcagaagagca from Schistocerca gregaria isolate iqSchGreg1 chromosome 6, iqSchGreg1.2, whole genome shotgun sequence carries:
- the LOC126278301 gene encoding DNA replication complex GINS protein PSF1-like, with product MFCEKAFRLIKDLQRAADNLPAFNDDLVRQVLEEMQALYEQNLKDANTTVSGNASYFHGVHLRHTALERNQRCLLAYIYNRLQKIRKMRWEFGSILPADVKYNLSEAEIQWFSNYSKTLASYMRSIGDNHGLNLMQDLKPPKSLYIEVRCLVDYGKFELDDGEVIVLKKNSQHLLPRSQCEPLIRQGILQHLLH